The uncultured Desulfobulbus sp. genome window below encodes:
- a CDS encoding PAS domain S-box protein: MFKLSVSSLYYLPPAGVGAFLGLLLVAYMKRNQLYNEEVTEQNLQLNRKTQEGEERYRRLFQQSQAAQLVIHPLTGLIIGSNEAAQSLYGYNEGQLGAMSIYDINVDARRTTIKNMQRVLSGEQLNFQFHHRVASGDEIPVAVYTVPLPQGEETLLHSVIIDLSSQDRAESHLRRKTLEQRLLLDSIPVSVWYLKDAETYGSVNLAFAENFGLTPLDIAHHPLEAVLRPRMLALALASNRQVFAGKKALHYEQWFTFSNDNPRYMAITKTPKLDEQGEVEFVVCTATDITTMQQARELLRIERNLHVALTAANSFEETLELCLKKAMEISQTDCGGLYQLLPEDEGLHLMVQQGLPASLIAKEAVYEADSAYTRLVLKNKPVYTSFDRLNKQLAHATHFSDELKAMAIIPITFEGKTIAALHVASHELDEISGYSRAALERIVAHLGTFLMQKQQAAQILRSQRNLESLFNTIHDMVFILDMQGRIRYLNASAIKHLGYQTAELIGKSIISLHPEKYQKEAEELCAEILAGTNNFCPFPLMTKTGDEIPVETHLTLGQWSGKKVVFGLSRDIGGRLQLEQQQRQLMKHVGMERMAGAIAHHFNNLMAIVAGNLELALEQSDIRPETFNFLRSALDGSQRATDLGKSLLLYTGHFAEKNEQLNLSEICRKQVNNVRQNLPENILLSEEYPPQDPVVIANPQQLTRVLDALITNAVEGIGTQPGQLCLRVSSLKEPAITNRHINPAGWKPEQITYACLELSDNGGGINAEQLENIFDPFYSDKFIGRGLGLPLALSIVKKLGGAISVQSSPNQGSVFKVLLPEVNRSFISSL, encoded by the coding sequence ATGTTCAAGCTGTCGGTTTCCTCGCTTTATTATCTTCCCCCTGCAGGGGTTGGCGCCTTTTTGGGCCTGTTGCTAGTCGCCTACATGAAACGCAACCAACTCTACAATGAGGAGGTCACAGAGCAAAATCTGCAGCTCAATAGAAAAACACAAGAGGGAGAAGAGCGATACCGGCGCCTTTTTCAACAGAGCCAGGCCGCGCAATTGGTCATCCATCCACTAACTGGATTGATCATCGGTAGCAACGAGGCAGCGCAGTCCTTATATGGGTACAATGAAGGGCAATTAGGGGCCATGTCCATCTACGACATCAACGTCGATGCCCGCAGAACCACGATTAAAAACATGCAACGAGTCCTCTCGGGAGAACAGCTGAATTTTCAATTTCATCATCGGGTTGCCTCTGGCGATGAAATCCCGGTTGCGGTATACACTGTCCCTCTGCCTCAGGGAGAAGAAACCTTGCTGCATTCAGTGATCATTGACCTGAGCAGCCAAGATCGGGCCGAGTCTCATCTGCGACGCAAAACCCTTGAACAGCGACTTCTGCTCGATTCTATCCCTGTGAGTGTCTGGTATCTCAAGGATGCGGAGACCTATGGTTCGGTCAATCTCGCCTTTGCCGAAAATTTCGGTCTGACACCACTCGATATCGCCCACCACCCTCTGGAAGCTGTTTTACGCCCCCGCATGCTGGCCTTGGCCCTTGCCAGCAACCGCCAGGTTTTTGCCGGCAAAAAAGCCCTGCATTACGAACAGTGGTTCACCTTCAGCAACGATAATCCGCGCTATATGGCCATAACCAAAACGCCCAAGCTTGATGAACAGGGCGAAGTTGAATTTGTTGTCTGCACAGCAACAGATATTACCACCATGCAACAGGCCAGGGAACTCCTCCGGATTGAACGAAACTTACATGTCGCGCTGACCGCTGCAAACTCCTTTGAGGAAACCCTGGAACTCTGCCTGAAAAAGGCCATGGAAATTTCCCAGACTGACTGTGGCGGCCTCTACCAACTACTTCCTGAAGATGAAGGGCTCCACCTCATGGTCCAGCAGGGGCTTCCTGCATCCCTTATAGCAAAAGAGGCTGTCTACGAAGCCGATTCCGCCTACACCCGCCTGGTGCTCAAAAACAAACCCGTCTACACATCCTTTGATCGCTTAAATAAACAACTTGCCCATGCCACCCACTTCAGTGATGAGCTCAAAGCCATGGCCATTATTCCTATCACCTTTGAAGGAAAGACCATAGCCGCGCTCCATGTCGCTTCGCATGAACTTGACGAGATCAGCGGTTATTCTCGAGCAGCGCTGGAACGTATCGTGGCTCACCTGGGCACCTTTCTCATGCAAAAACAGCAGGCTGCTCAGATCCTTCGCAGTCAACGCAACCTGGAATCTCTGTTTAACACCATCCACGACATGGTCTTTATCCTTGATATGCAGGGACGCATTCGTTACCTCAATGCCTCTGCAATCAAACATTTAGGCTATCAAACAGCTGAGTTAATCGGTAAGTCAATCATTAGTCTCCACCCTGAAAAATACCAAAAGGAAGCCGAAGAACTCTGCGCGGAAATTCTCGCCGGAACAAATAATTTCTGCCCGTTCCCCCTGATGACCAAAACTGGAGATGAAATTCCGGTGGAAACCCATTTGACCCTGGGGCAATGGAGCGGCAAGAAGGTTGTTTTTGGTTTAAGCCGTGATATCGGTGGCCGCTTACAGCTAGAACAGCAACAGCGACAACTTATGAAACATGTGGGAATGGAGCGGATGGCCGGCGCCATTGCCCATCACTTCAACAACCTGATGGCTATTGTTGCAGGCAACCTCGAACTGGCACTTGAACAAAGCGATATACGCCCAGAAACTTTCAATTTTCTCAGAAGTGCTTTAGATGGTAGTCAAAGGGCGACAGATCTGGGCAAATCACTTCTTCTTTATACAGGGCACTTTGCTGAAAAGAATGAACAGCTCAATTTGAGTGAGATTTGCCGCAAGCAAGTGAACAATGTACGCCAAAATCTCCCTGAGAACATATTGCTTTCAGAAGAGTACCCCCCTCAGGATCCCGTGGTGATTGCCAATCCCCAACAACTCACCCGGGTCTTGGATGCGCTGATAACCAATGCCGTCGAAGGGATCGGCACTCAACCTGGGCAGCTCTGCCTGCGGGTCAGCTCACTCAAGGAACCTGCTATTACCAACCGGCATATCAATCCAGCGGGCTGGAAACCAGAACAAATTACCTATGCCTGCCTTGAGCTCAGTGATAATGGCGGAGGCATCAATGCGGAGCAGCTTGAAAATATATTTGACCCCTTCTACTCGGATAAATTTATTGGCCGAGGCCTGGGGTTACCCCTTGCTCTGAGTATTGTGAAAAAACTCGGTGGAGCCATCTCCGTTCAAAGCAGCCCAAATCAGGGCTCTGTGTTCAAAGTGCTGCTCCCTGAAGTCAACCGCTCTTTCATTTCTTCGTTATAA
- a CDS encoding FadR/GntR family transcriptional regulator, with protein sequence MPGAAPDEKSNVYTGIIRRIQSMIAEGQLVSGDKLPAERRLAEQFGVSRSHLRQALQAMAERGVIESRQGDGTYLLSTMEQGPSVDNLLEAITTQKDALHEIIEFRQMIEPQIAALAAKRMTTQELVQIKAVVCDQQRALLGGLESTQLDARFHQILAESTGNRALSRVMEAIQSILDESRGEWLQNSTRRQTSVDGHLHIIDALEANDGQAASLAMQRHLAAIEQVIFSDDRE encoded by the coding sequence ATGCCGGGCGCAGCCCCAGATGAAAAAAGCAATGTTTATACTGGCATCATCAGGCGCATTCAATCCATGATTGCTGAAGGACAGCTTGTTTCAGGGGACAAACTGCCTGCGGAGCGCCGACTGGCTGAGCAGTTTGGTGTTTCCAGGAGCCATTTGCGTCAGGCCCTGCAGGCAATGGCTGAGCGTGGGGTGATTGAGAGTCGGCAGGGAGATGGTACCTATCTGCTCAGTACCATGGAGCAGGGGCCCTCTGTCGATAATCTTCTTGAGGCCATAACTACACAAAAAGATGCGCTGCATGAGATTATTGAATTCAGGCAGATGATTGAGCCACAGATTGCGGCTCTGGCAGCAAAGCGAATGACGACACAGGAACTGGTTCAGATCAAGGCGGTGGTCTGTGATCAGCAGCGAGCCTTGCTGGGAGGACTGGAATCAACGCAGCTCGATGCCCGGTTTCATCAAATTTTAGCTGAAAGTACCGGGAACAGAGCACTGAGTCGGGTGATGGAGGCTATTCAATCCATTCTTGATGAAAGTCGAGGTGAATGGTTGCAAAACTCTACTAGGCGGCAGACATCAGTGGATGGGCATCTGCATATTATAGACGCCTTGGAAGCAAATGACGGGCAAGCGGCGTCTCTTGCCATGCAACGTCATCTGGCAGCTATCGAACAGGTTATTTTTTCTGACGATAGAGAATAG
- a CDS encoding sulfite exporter TauE/SafE family protein, with amino-acid sequence MGLEILAMYVAVGAVAGIIAGLLGVGGGLVIVPILAICFPLQGIEPTHVMHLALGTSLASIIFTSISSLLAHNRRGAVDWAIFRRIVPGVLLGTFLGALVAAYLSTDFLKGFFCIFLYTAATQMFFGKKPKASRELPAAPGMFGVGSVIGVVSALVGIGGGSLSVPFFVWCNVQAHRAIGTSAAIGLPIAIAGALGYILNNPHAEGLPAYSLGYIYLPALAGIVCASVCTAPLGAKLAHALPVDKLKRIFSIFLYAIATKMVWSIFV; translated from the coding sequence ATGGGACTTGAAATATTAGCGATGTATGTCGCTGTCGGCGCAGTTGCCGGAATTATTGCGGGATTACTTGGTGTAGGCGGGGGACTGGTTATTGTACCGATTCTGGCGATTTGTTTTCCTCTTCAGGGAATTGAACCCACGCATGTGATGCATCTGGCTCTGGGGACGTCTCTGGCTTCGATTATCTTTACCTCGATCTCCAGTCTTTTGGCGCATAATCGACGTGGAGCTGTCGACTGGGCAATTTTTCGTCGAATTGTTCCCGGAGTGCTGTTGGGGACATTTCTAGGGGCTTTGGTGGCTGCCTATCTTTCAACGGATTTTCTTAAAGGTTTTTTCTGCATCTTTCTCTACACCGCAGCCACCCAGATGTTTTTTGGAAAAAAACCAAAGGCATCACGTGAACTGCCCGCTGCTCCGGGGATGTTTGGTGTGGGGTCGGTCATAGGAGTGGTTTCAGCCCTGGTTGGTATTGGTGGTGGATCGTTATCTGTACCCTTTTTTGTCTGGTGTAATGTCCAGGCTCATCGGGCAATCGGTACCTCAGCAGCCATCGGATTGCCCATCGCCATTGCCGGCGCTCTTGGGTATATCTTAAATAACCCGCATGCAGAGGGGCTTCCAGCATACAGCCTTGGCTATATTTATCTACCGGCGCTGGCTGGTATTGTCTGTGCTTCGGTGTGCACGGCACCGTTGGGGGCAAAGCTTGCACACGCCTTACCGGTGGATAAGCTCAAACGTATTTTTTCGATCTTTTTATATGCAATTGCGACCAAGATGGTCTGGTCAATTTTTGTGTGA
- the recR gene encoding recombination mediator RecR, with protein sequence MQVIPPALDRLIGDLTKLPGIGRKTATRLALYILRRPATEARNLAMDLEQLHEMIHLCSSCYTFSETDPCAICGNPSRNSRIVCVVEEPGDQIAIEKTGAFSGTYHILHGVIAPMEGIGPSELKMEELRKRVQSGQVDEILIATSSTVAGEATASYIAEMLVHSGIGLSRLACGIPMGMDIKYADEHTLARAIQSRQAVS encoded by the coding sequence ATGCAGGTTATTCCACCGGCGCTTGATCGGTTGATTGGTGACCTGACCAAACTCCCAGGCATTGGTCGAAAAACCGCCACTCGTCTGGCACTGTATATTCTGCGGCGCCCCGCGACCGAGGCAAGAAACTTGGCCATGGACCTGGAACAACTGCATGAGATGATTCATCTTTGTAGCAGTTGCTATACCTTCTCCGAGACTGATCCCTGTGCCATCTGCGGCAATCCCAGCCGTAACAGCCGAATTGTCTGTGTGGTTGAAGAACCAGGCGACCAGATTGCCATTGAAAAGACTGGCGCCTTTAGCGGCACCTACCATATCCTGCATGGTGTGATCGCCCCCATGGAGGGCATAGGGCCATCGGAGCTAAAAATGGAGGAACTCCGCAAACGAGTGCAATCCGGACAGGTGGATGAGATACTCATCGCCACCAGCTCAACCGTTGCCGGCGAGGCCACAGCCTCCTATATTGCCGAGATGCTAGTTCATAGCGGGATTGGTCTCAGTCGTCTCGCCTGCGGTATCCCCATGGGCATGGACATTAAATATGCCGATGAACATACTCTTGCCCGCGCCATACAATCCCGTCAAGCAGTCTCTTAA
- a CDS encoding YbaB/EbfC family nucleoid-associated protein: MDMSSLMKQAQQFQENLAKVQDELGNKEVSGSAGGGMVTATLNGKGVVLGISIEQALVQPENTQMLQDLVVSAVNDGLNKAKEMGKSEMGKLTGGMNIPGLF, translated from the coding sequence ATGGATATGAGTAGCTTAATGAAACAGGCCCAGCAGTTTCAGGAGAACCTGGCCAAAGTTCAGGACGAACTCGGCAATAAAGAGGTGAGTGGATCTGCCGGCGGCGGTATGGTCACCGCAACATTGAATGGTAAAGGCGTTGTCCTGGGGATAAGCATAGAGCAGGCGCTGGTGCAGCCGGAAAATACCCAAATGCTGCAGGACCTTGTGGTTTCTGCGGTCAATGATGGCCTGAACAAGGCAAAAGAGATGGGCAAAAGCGAGATGGGTAAACTCACAGGTGGTATGAATATTCCCGGGTTATTCTAA
- the dnaX gene encoding DNA polymerase III subunit gamma/tau, protein MSYLVLARKSRPQKFAEVVGQKPVVRTLQNALSQGRVAHALIFSGIRGTGKTTLARIMAKALNCEQGPATEPCNQCRSCLDIADGSSIDLQEVDGASNRGIQEIRELKEKIRFMPTSSRYKIIIIDEVHMLTTEAFNALLKTLEEPPDHVYFMFATTELHKVPVTILSRCQRYELKRLSHAELAEHFQRLAGLDGVSMEPAAVDMIVREAGGSVRDGLSLLDQIFSYCGTEVKATEVVEVLGLVNHQLVAHLGTALLQGDLATIYSLLEEMYLHGTDIKRFCNDLLQWFRNLVVCKIAPAPQSMLALPEEDLTHLRATADEFSLETISAMFNLLLEGVEKVGYSQQPRLALELSFIRAIQFNNVLPVSSLISRFDQLLDGQTLEDLAPQHTTASAQATKEILAGLSEKKSEGVQAPSLAEDPPHPATAERSQSRPTAPLQSGVPEKKTEKIDTENNRSPLASPLPELKDQPTQKPSTAPLPDSEPAPTPQERKKRIRQNWDGFLKYVRDRQPWSAAALQMASSVDLKEDQLIVHFTDSADCTMLRQKNNIQGISEYLLDFFQENLSIQFEVPGSDACSVDPASGLAAQNERRALANDPMVLTALDVFTGQVGDIRIGPRYRSPHQTAPKNSDKPDIDSEEQDSQPQ, encoded by the coding sequence GTGTCTTATCTCGTTCTCGCCAGAAAATCTCGTCCCCAAAAATTTGCCGAAGTCGTCGGGCAGAAGCCTGTCGTCCGCACGCTGCAAAATGCCTTATCTCAGGGCCGTGTTGCCCACGCCCTCATTTTCAGCGGAATTCGAGGAACTGGCAAAACCACCCTTGCCCGCATCATGGCCAAGGCGCTGAACTGCGAACAGGGCCCTGCAACCGAACCCTGTAACCAATGCCGCTCCTGCCTGGATATAGCCGACGGCTCCAGCATCGATCTCCAGGAAGTGGATGGTGCCTCCAACCGTGGTATTCAGGAGATTCGTGAACTGAAAGAAAAGATTCGGTTCATGCCCACCAGTTCCCGCTATAAAATCATCATCATCGATGAAGTCCACATGCTGACAACCGAGGCCTTTAACGCCTTGTTAAAGACACTGGAAGAGCCACCGGATCATGTTTATTTCATGTTTGCCACCACAGAGTTACATAAGGTGCCGGTGACCATCCTCTCGCGTTGTCAACGCTACGAGCTCAAGCGCCTGAGCCACGCTGAATTGGCCGAGCATTTTCAGCGTCTTGCCGGTCTTGACGGGGTGAGCATGGAGCCTGCAGCAGTTGACATGATCGTTCGTGAGGCAGGGGGCAGTGTTCGTGATGGCTTGAGCCTTTTGGATCAGATTTTTTCCTACTGCGGCACTGAGGTCAAAGCCACAGAGGTGGTCGAGGTTCTTGGACTGGTCAATCACCAACTGGTGGCTCATTTGGGAACCGCTCTCCTTCAGGGCGATCTGGCAACGATCTACAGCTTACTTGAGGAGATGTATCTCCATGGCACGGACATCAAACGTTTCTGCAATGATCTTCTCCAGTGGTTTCGTAATCTGGTTGTCTGCAAGATAGCCCCTGCCCCCCAATCCATGCTCGCCCTGCCCGAAGAAGACCTTACCCATCTCAGGGCAACAGCAGATGAATTCTCCCTGGAGACCATCTCCGCCATGTTCAACCTGCTGCTCGAAGGGGTTGAAAAAGTCGGCTATTCGCAGCAACCCCGCCTGGCGCTTGAACTCAGCTTTATTCGTGCGATCCAATTCAACAATGTGCTTCCGGTCTCCAGCCTGATCTCTCGTTTTGATCAACTCCTCGATGGGCAGACGCTTGAGGATCTGGCTCCACAGCATACAACAGCGTCCGCCCAGGCGACCAAAGAGATACTGGCCGGGTTGTCTGAAAAAAAGTCTGAAGGGGTTCAGGCCCCTTCACTTGCAGAGGATCCGCCCCACCCTGCCACAGCAGAGCGGAGCCAGTCTCGCCCAACAGCACCATTGCAGAGTGGCGTTCCCGAAAAAAAAACTGAAAAAATAGACACAGAAAATAATCGTTCACCTCTAGCCTCCCCCCTGCCTGAGCTCAAGGACCAACCGACTCAAAAACCTTCAACGGCGCCACTACCTGATTCAGAGCCTGCCCCCACCCCCCAAGAGCGGAAAAAACGTATTCGTCAAAACTGGGATGGCTTTCTCAAGTATGTGCGCGATCGTCAACCCTGGAGTGCGGCTGCCCTGCAGATGGCCTCCTCGGTTGACCTCAAAGAAGATCAGCTTATAGTTCACTTCACTGACAGTGCGGATTGCACCATGCTCCGCCAGAAAAATAACATTCAAGGAATCAGTGAATATCTGCTCGATTTTTTTCAGGAGAATCTTTCAATCCAGTTTGAAGTACCTGGATCGGATGCCTGTTCTGTCGACCCGGCAAGTGGTTTGGCCGCGCAAAATGAACGGCGCGCTCTCGCCAATGACCCCATGGTCCTGACAGCCCTTGATGTTTTCACCGGTCAGGTGGGTGACATTCGCATCGGCCCCCGTTACCGGAGTCCTCATCAAACAGCCCCTAAAAACAGTGACAAGCCCGATATCGATTCGGAAGAGCAGGATAGTCAGCCACAGTGA
- the meaB gene encoding methylmalonyl Co-A mutase-associated GTPase MeaB, whose amino-acid sequence MQKDPSYYIQGVLDNNRLMLARTITLIESTLSTHQDIARQVINELLPRTGKAVRLGITGVPGAGKSTFIESFGTMLTKLGFRVAVLAIDPSSTRSGGSILGDKTRMEQLAVNDMAFIRPSPSGGSLGGVARKTRETMLVCEAAGFDVIIIETVGVGQSETTVASMCDFFLVLQISGAGDELQGIKKGVLEVADAIVVNKADGDNVTRARLAKKQYETALHLVTPSSPNWMPPVMTCSALEHRGLEEVWETVMKHKDIMTNSGELQKKRQDQAMSWMWFLVNEGLERWFYTHEETQKLLPSIKAGVEQGKIAPTRAADDLVAVLGKKDLLF is encoded by the coding sequence ATGCAGAAAGATCCCAGTTATTACATTCAAGGCGTTCTTGACAATAATCGCCTGATGCTCGCACGAACCATTACGCTCATTGAGTCCACCCTGTCTACTCACCAGGACATTGCCAGACAGGTTATCAATGAGCTCCTTCCCCGAACCGGCAAAGCAGTTCGCTTGGGCATTACCGGAGTACCGGGTGCGGGCAAAAGCACCTTTATCGAGAGCTTTGGAACCATGTTGACCAAACTGGGGTTTCGGGTTGCCGTTCTGGCTATCGATCCTTCCAGTACCAGAAGTGGTGGCTCCATTCTGGGTGACAAAACACGCATGGAACAACTGGCTGTCAACGATATGGCCTTTATTCGCCCCTCCCCCTCCGGTGGGTCCCTTGGTGGTGTTGCCCGAAAAACCCGTGAGACAATGCTGGTCTGCGAAGCAGCTGGTTTTGATGTTATTATCATCGAGACTGTTGGTGTTGGTCAGTCCGAGACCACCGTTGCCTCCATGTGTGATTTTTTTCTGGTCCTGCAGATTTCCGGTGCCGGTGATGAGTTGCAGGGCATCAAAAAAGGTGTTCTTGAGGTCGCAGATGCCATTGTGGTCAATAAAGCAGACGGCGACAATGTCACCCGGGCACGACTTGCCAAAAAACAGTATGAGACAGCACTGCACCTGGTCACCCCTTCTTCCCCCAACTGGATGCCTCCAGTCATGACCTGCAGTGCCCTTGAACACCGAGGTCTTGAAGAGGTCTGGGAGACCGTCATGAAGCACAAAGATATCATGACTAACTCCGGAGAACTGCAGAAAAAACGTCAGGATCAGGCAATGAGTTGGATGTGGTTTCTAGTCAATGAAGGCCTGGAGCGTTGGTTTTACACCCATGAGGAAACCCAGAAGCTGCTGCCCTCAATCAAGGCTGGAGTTGAACAGGGAAAAATTGCCCCGACCCGCGCTGCCGATGACCTGGTTGCAGTTCTTGGCAAAAAAGATCTGCTTTTTTAA
- the scpA gene encoding methylmalonyl-CoA mutase yields the protein MATGYDQWVEVATKQMKGKSPDDITWQSPEGIAVKPLYTEEDLKGLESLSAFPGMAPYTRGPMATMYAGRPWTIRQYAGFSTAKASNEFYRKNLAAGQKGLSVAFSLSTHRGYDSDNPRVSGDIGKAGVAIDSIEDMKILFDGIPLDKMSVSMTMNGAVIPILAMWIAAAEESGVKQEQLNGTIQNDILKEYLTRNTYIYPPEPSMRIISDIMAFCSQNMPKYNTISISGYHIMEAGADSVLQTAFTLADGIEYVRAAIASGMDVDTFAPRLSFFFGIGMNFFMDIAMLRAARYLWYKQMQQFNPKNPKSTMLRTHCQTSGWSLTEQDPYNNVIRTTIEAMSAVLGGTQSLHTNSFDEAVCLPTEFSARIARNTQIIIQEESQVCKVADPLGGSYYIEWLTNEIVKGAEKIMDEIEELGGMAKAIASGMPKLRIEESAARRQARIDQGKDVIVGVNKYRLKDEKLDFEVLEVPDSVRLEQIERIKETKAARDEAKCQACLEAITKAAGGSDNLLACAIDAAKARATVGEISDAMEKVFGRFVATTQCVSGAYSSEYSEASADSAQVIEALRKRTDDFLAKTGRRPRILVTKMGQDGHDRGIKVVASSYADLGFDVDISPMFQTPDEAAKMAIENDVHIVGASSLAAGHKALVPELIEKLKAQGAGEIMVVAGGVIPPSDYDFLYDAGCKGIYGPGTPITESAGKVLDMLEEKYCK from the coding sequence ATGGCAACTGGATATGATCAATGGGTTGAAGTCGCCACCAAGCAGATGAAGGGAAAAAGCCCGGACGACATCACCTGGCAATCTCCCGAAGGCATTGCTGTAAAACCGCTGTACACCGAAGAAGACCTGAAAGGCCTCGAGTCTCTGAGCGCATTCCCTGGTATGGCCCCGTATACCCGTGGTCCGATGGCTACCATGTATGCCGGTCGCCCCTGGACCATTCGCCAGTATGCTGGTTTCTCCACTGCTAAGGCTTCCAACGAATTCTATCGCAAAAACTTGGCAGCTGGCCAGAAAGGCCTCTCCGTTGCTTTCTCCCTCTCCACCCATCGTGGTTACGACTCTGACAATCCCCGTGTATCCGGTGATATCGGAAAAGCTGGTGTTGCCATCGACTCCATCGAGGATATGAAAATCCTCTTTGATGGTATTCCTTTGGACAAAATGTCCGTTTCCATGACCATGAACGGTGCCGTTATTCCGATTCTGGCCATGTGGATCGCCGCTGCCGAAGAGTCTGGGGTTAAACAGGAACAGCTCAACGGTACCATCCAGAACGATATTCTCAAAGAGTACCTGACCCGTAATACCTATATCTATCCGCCTGAGCCTTCAATGCGGATTATTTCCGACATTATGGCATTCTGCTCGCAGAACATGCCCAAATACAACACCATCTCCATCTCCGGTTACCACATCATGGAAGCCGGTGCTGACTCTGTTCTTCAGACAGCATTCACCCTGGCTGATGGTATTGAGTATGTTCGCGCTGCTATCGCCTCCGGCATGGATGTGGACACCTTTGCTCCGCGTCTGTCCTTCTTCTTCGGTATCGGCATGAACTTCTTCATGGATATCGCAATGCTGCGCGCTGCACGTTACCTCTGGTACAAACAGATGCAGCAGTTCAATCCGAAGAATCCGAAATCCACCATGCTGCGTACCCACTGCCAGACCTCTGGTTGGTCGCTCACCGAGCAGGATCCGTACAACAACGTTATCCGGACCACCATCGAGGCCATGTCCGCCGTTCTTGGTGGTACCCAGTCCCTGCACACCAACTCCTTTGATGAGGCTGTTTGCCTGCCGACTGAGTTCTCCGCACGTATCGCCCGTAACACCCAGATCATCATCCAGGAAGAGTCCCAGGTCTGTAAAGTTGCCGATCCGCTCGGTGGCTCCTACTACATCGAGTGGCTCACCAACGAGATCGTCAAGGGTGCCGAGAAGATCATGGACGAGATCGAAGAGCTCGGCGGCATGGCCAAAGCTATCGCTTCCGGTATGCCGAAACTGCGCATCGAAGAGTCTGCCGCCCGTCGTCAGGCCCGTATCGACCAGGGTAAAGACGTTATCGTTGGCGTGAACAAATACCGCCTCAAAGACGAAAAACTTGACTTCGAGGTACTCGAGGTACCGGATTCTGTTCGCCTTGAGCAGATCGAGCGTATCAAAGAGACCAAAGCTGCCCGTGACGAAGCCAAATGTCAGGCCTGCCTCGAAGCCATCACCAAGGCTGCTGGCGGTAGCGACAATCTCCTTGCCTGTGCTATCGATGCAGCTAAAGCCAGAGCAACTGTTGGAGAGATTTCTGACGCTATGGAAAAAGTATTTGGACGTTTTGTTGCAACCACCCAGTGTGTATCTGGTGCCTACTCTTCTGAGTACTCCGAAGCCAGCGCAGACAGCGCCCAGGTTATCGAGGCACTGCGCAAACGCACCGATGACTTCCTGGCCAAAACCGGTCGTCGTCCGCGTATCCTGGTCACCAAAATGGGTCAGGACGGCCATGATCGCGGTATCAAGGTTGTTGCCTCTTCCTACGCTGACCTCGGCTTTGATGTTGACATCAGCCCGATGTTCCAGACTCCTGACGAAGCGGCCAAAATGGCTATCGAGAACGATGTTCACATCGTTGGCGCCTCCTCTCTGGCAGCCGGCCATAAAGCCCTTGTCCCTGAGTTGATCGAGAAACTCAAAGCCCAGGGTGCTGGCGAGATCATGGTCGTAGCCGGTGGTGTTATTCCGCCGAGCGATTATGACTTCCTCTATGACGCAGGTTGTAAGGGTATTTACGGTCCTGGTACCCCGATCACCGAGTCTGCAGGCAAAGTCCTGGATATGCTTGAAGAGAAATACTGCAAATAA
- the mce gene encoding methylmalonyl-CoA epimerase, with amino-acid sequence MKVLKIDHLGIAVPNLDEGKKFWSDVMGLKLEGTETVEEQKVTTAFLPVGESEVELLVSTAPDGPIAKFIEKKGPGFQHVAFRVENIEEALAELQEKGVALIDKTPRMGAGGAKIAFLHPKATGGVLVEISER; translated from the coding sequence ATGAAAGTTCTCAAAATCGATCATCTGGGCATTGCTGTACCGAACTTGGACGAGGGTAAAAAATTCTGGTCAGATGTTATGGGACTGAAACTTGAGGGAACTGAGACTGTTGAAGAGCAGAAAGTAACCACCGCCTTCCTGCCTGTTGGCGAAAGCGAGGTTGAGCTGCTCGTGTCCACCGCCCCCGACGGACCCATTGCAAAATTCATCGAGAAAAAAGGCCCTGGTTTTCAGCACGTTGCTTTTCGTGTTGAGAACATTGAAGAGGCTTTGGCCGAGCTGCAGGAAAAAGGCGTAGCCCTGATCGACAAAACTCCGCGCATGGGCGCTGGCGGTGCTAAAATTGCTTTCTTGCATCCCAAAGCAACCGGTGGTGTTCTCGTCGAGATTTCCGAGCGCTGA